The Coccidioides posadasii str. Silveira chromosome 5, complete sequence genome has a segment encoding these proteins:
- a CDS encoding uncharacterized protein (CAZy:GH3~EggNog:ENOG410PJPJ~COG:G) produces the protein MDNDELRRQLGQLFIVGFRSLIATDEVKSLIQAPYYCGTIILFQRNIESAEQLIALTNDLQQTARDAGHTRPLFIAVDQENGLVTRIKPPIATQLPGAMALGATGYIDDAVRVSSATGEILDALGINMNYAPLCDVNSEPANPVIGVRSPGDDGTFVGRITSNIAKGLRKNNIVPCAKHFPGHGSTKVDSHYGVPVVRKPKEDLEACELLPFRRAVAEGIEAIMTSHVVMSAFDDAGLPSSVSKDVVNFLRRDLQHEGLIITDCLEMDAIRVQIGTEKGAVRALAAGVDCPMICHTYDVQVRALEEAFNACKIGTIPLRQISQSVSRVHALKDKFFDWGSVFRHRSVNTVTQLNLKHQELANDIYARSVTVIRDDQKALPLSRGGSLVYVYPCGKALRVGASGSGETVTCVPYTPPEFSQILKLFVPDLIECPFFDDATLDESTKSKISQADAVILASRNCRLNPSQRLIGTQLVNHSKKLVSIATCVPYDFLNSGIKTCLAMYEPTVEAFQAAANVIFGVNEGVGKLPVCTKRPPLPIDSFDPERDMKLAINLWHMLLPHYAVPADRLHHLLDRPNGKHFTIYVEDQLAGFIATYVNEDRPTAYISVLLVHPKFRSRGVGTALVEHARRQLRGAARSVTIGSSFPRFFLGVPLDIPEEAQNFFIHRGFVPTRGPSSRDYTADLRTYQPPEGVLQRAAAAGVTFTPWRINLYLECMANIRELWGDDEVWLGAYERLARQNRHEQVMVAMDRSGKQIGWTLMQELGLGMTNDLAFMPLLGQKTGQIGCLGIHPDARNKGVGLALVVSAAMDMKRRGLEKVFVDWTNHVNFYEKAGFEVWREYRSMTLKESV, from the exons ATGGACAATGACGAGTTACGCAGGCAGCTTGGCCAG CTGTTCATCGTCGGCTTCCGGTCGCTGATCGCCACAGACGAGGTCAAATCGCTCATCCAGGCCCCATACTACTGCGGCACTATCATTCTCTTCCAGCGGAACATTGAGAGTGCGGAACAACTGATTGCCCTCACAAATGACCTTCAGCAGACGGCAAGGGATGCTGGCCACACCCGCCCACTTTTCATTGCTGTCGACCAGGAAAACGGCCTTGTCACCCGGATTAAGCCTCCCATTGCCACCCAGCTGCCCGGTGCTATGGCACTTGGCGCCACCGGTTACATAGACGATGCCGTCCGCGTCTCCAGTGCCACAGGTGAAATACTGGATGCTCTAGGCATCAACATGAATTATGCTCCGCTGTGCGACGTCAACTCAGAGCCGGCCAACCCCGTCATCGGTGTCCGATCTCCGGGCGATGACGGGACCTTCGTCGGCAGAATCACGAGCAATATCGCCAAAGGACTGAGGAAGAACAACATCGTACCCTGTGCAAAGCACTTCCCAGGACACGGAAGCACAAAAGTTGATTCCCACTACGGTGTTCCTGTCGTTAGGAAACCCAAAGAGGATCTTGAAGCGTGTGAACTCCTTCCGTTTCGCAGAGCAGTCGCTGAGGGGATCGAGGCCATAATGACCTCCCACGTTGTTATGTCAGCCTTCGATGACGCTGGATTGCCATCCTCCGTCAGCAAAGATGTTGTAAATTTCCTGCGTCGAGACCTACAGCATGAAGGTCTCATCATCACTGACTGTCTTGAAATGGATGCTATACGCGTGCAGATCGGGACCGAAAAGGGGGCCGTCCGGGCCTTAGCTGCCGGTGTCGATTGCCCGATGATATGTCACACTTATGATGTCCAAGTTCGAGCACTTGAAGAGGCAttcaatgcttgcaagatTGGCACTATTCCACTTCGTCAGATCTCCCAGTCCGTTTCACGGGTTCACGCCTTGAAAGATAAGTTCTTTGATTGGGGCTCAGTTTTTCGCCACCGCTCAGTTAACACCGTTACCCAACTAAACTTGAAGCACCAGGAACTGGCAAACGATATCTACGCCCGGAGCGTCACTGTTATCAGGGATGACCAGAAAGCGCTCCCTCTGTCCAGGGGAGGGTCCTTGGTCTACGTTTATCCTTGTGGGAAAGCTCTCCGTGTGGGTGCTTCTGGAAGCGGCGAAACGGTCACCTGTGTTCCTTACACACCACCGGAATTCTCACAAATTTTGAAACTCTTTGTCCCGGATCTGATCGAATGTCCCTTTTTCGATGACGCAACTCTAGATGAAAGCACAAAATCCAAGATCTCACAGGCCGACGCCGTGATTTTGGCCTCGCGGAACTGCAGGTTGAATCCAAGCCAAAGACTGATAGGCACTCAGCTTGTGAATCATTCAAAAAAATTAGTCAGCATTGCTACATGTGTTCCATATGATTTCCTAAACTCAGGGATTAAAACTTGTCTTGCCATGTACGAACCGACCGTTGAGGCCTTCCAAGCGGCGGCCAATGTCATCTTCGGGGTTAATGAGGGGGTAGGAAAGCTTCCTGTTTGTACAAAACGCCCGCCACTTCCCatagattcttttgatccGGAACGTGACATGAAACTGGCGATAAACCTATGGCATATGTTACTCCCCCACTATGCTGTCCCTGCAGACCGTTTGCATCATCTTCTCGATCGCCCAAACGGGAAACATTTTACAATTTACGTGGAAGACCAACTTGCAGGTTTTATAGCTACCTATGTTAATGAAGATAGACCCACGGCATACATTTCCGTTCTCCTTGTTCACCCGAAGTTTCGGTCGCGCGGGGTCGGAACAGCCTTGGTTGAGCATGCTCGGCGTCAGTTGCGTGGAGCGGCTCGTTCCGTCACAATAGGTTCGAGCTTCCCTCGATTTTTCCTTGGCGTCCCCTTAGATATACCAGAAGAGGCCCAGAATTTTTTTATCCATCGTGGTTTCGTTCCGACCAGAGGACCCTCGTCGAGAGACTACACGGCGGACCTAAGGACCTATCAACCCCCAGAAGGAGTTCTTCAGCGTGCCGCCGCGGCAGGCGTAACATTCACTCCTTGGAGAATAAATCTGTATCTTGAATGTATGGCTAACATACGTGAGCTCTGGGGTGATGATGAAGTCTGGCTTGGTGCATATGAGCGTCTGGCACGGCAGAACCGACACGAGCAAGTCATGGTGGCGATGGATCGTTCCGGAAAACAAATAGGGTGGACTCTGATGCAAGAACTAGGTCTAGGTATGACCAACGATCTTGCCTTTATGCCGTTACTAGGCCAGAAAACCGGCCAGATTGGCTGTCTGGGTATTCATCCCGATGCGAGGAATAAAGGTGTGGGTCTAGCGTTGGTTGTGAGCGCTGCAATGGATATGAAGAGGAGAGGCTTAGAGAAGGTATTTGTTGATTGGACGAATCATGTCAATTTTTATGAAAAAGCGGGATTTGAGGTGTGGAGGGAGTATCGATCAATGACTCTGAAAGAGTCCGTGTAG
- a CDS encoding uncharacterized protein (EggNog:ENOG410PJDP~COG:C), with protein sequence MLKKSLVFIKLFAYIIRLYCDAIRRTGKVRRYARSRQKSSATTEPEKSRSIVIVGASFAGYHAARLIATSLPPDSPYKVIVIEPNTHFQFTWVLPRFCVVPGHEHKAFIPYGPYLAGAPVEWIRDRVQTVERTCVRLQSGETVPYEFLVIATGSSQGGQLPSRVGAETKAEGIKRLQEVQERIRESKHIVVVGGGAAGVEIAADAKEQYPDKGVTLVHSRGGVMNRFGPELQDAARKALEGLGVEVILNDKVAHEALEEGHVVLKSGRTVKADYVVNCTGQKPVSGLIAHLSPGIIEQSGHIRVKPTMQVSDQNLPNIYACGDVASTRGDKPNARSAMHQATVAADNVVLAAIGKQPRCEYKPHWADGVIKLTLGLNKSITHFEQRSTAELLFHAKEKDIALMAEGAWRNMGATPFEEPDLESGNGK encoded by the exons ATGCTCAAGAAATCACTGGTCTTCATAAAATTATTCGCCTACATCATCCGGCTCTACTGCGACGCAATCCGCCGGACGGGCAAGGTGCGCCGATATGCTCGCTCCCGACAGAAGTCTTCCGCTACCACTGAACCGGAGAAATCTCGCTCCATCGTGATTGTCGGTGCCTCGTTTGCTGGGTATCACGCAGCTCGACTAATCGCAACCTCCCTACCACCTGACAGCCCTTACAAAGTCATCGTCATCGAGCCCAATACCCATTTCCAGTTCACATGGGTACTACCACGATTCTGTGTCGTACCTGGCCACGAACATAAAGCTTTCATCCCGTACGGACCGTATCTTGCCGGTGCACCGGTCGAATGGATTCGAGATCGCGTCCAGACCGTCGAACGGACGTGCGTCAGGCTTCAGAGCGGAGAGACGGTGCCGTATGAGTTTCTAGTAATAGCGACAGGTTCCTCGCAGGGTGGACAGCTGCCTTCGCGGGTGGGCGCAGAGACCAAAGCGGAGGGAATAAAGCGTTTGCAGGAAGTGCAGGAGCGAATTAGGGAATCGAAGCATATCGTCGTCGTCGGAGGCGGGGCTGCAGGTGTAGAGATCGCCGCCGATGCGAAGGAGCAATATCCAGATAAGGGTGTTACTCTAGTACACTCACGAGGCGGCGTCATGAACAGATTTGGCCCGGAATTGCAGGATGCTGCGCGAAAAGCCCTGGAAGGTTTGGGCGTGGAAGTAATCCTCAACGACAAAGTGGCCCACGAGGCTTTGGAAGAGGGTCATGTGGTGTTGAAGTCCGGAAGAACCGTGAAGGCCGACTATGTG GTGAACTGCACTGGTCAAAAGCCGGTATCGGGCTTAATCGCCCACCTGAGCCCGGGAATCATCGAGCAATCGGGACACATCAGAGTTAAACCAACAATGCAGGTATCAGACCAGAACCTGCCTAATATATACGCATGCGGAGACGTCGCTTCGACGCGCGGAGACAAGCCCAATGCCCGTTCTGCAATGCACCAGGCCACTGTCGCGGCCGATAATGTCGTTCTGGCAGCCATTGGCAAACAGCCACGGTGTGAATACAAACCCCATTGGGCAGATGGGGTGATAAAATTAACCCTTGGATTG AACAAATCTATCACGCACTTCGAGCAAAGATCGACAGCCGAGTTGTTATTCCACGCGAAGGAAAAGGACATCGCGCTTATGGCTGAAGGGGCGTGGAGGAATATGGGAGCAACCCCATTTGAAGAACCGGATTTAGAGTCGGGGAATGGCAAGTGA